One Phoenix dactylifera cultivar Barhee BC4 chromosome 14, palm_55x_up_171113_PBpolish2nd_filt_p, whole genome shotgun sequence DNA window includes the following coding sequences:
- the LOC103719847 gene encoding keratin, type I cytoskeletal 9-like → MGNQHGDMATGVSRVGSQGGGGSVRDIYDWEGECSGIYRSGARGSRNVGANHGPGLGGGGGNVGAIYGSGAGGGGNVGSIYRDVEGREGNVAAIYRHAGAGGGSNHRAGRSLRGNIGAIYAPGARSTGGNIDEIFLPGPGSGGTVGGSSRDGV, encoded by the exons ATG GGGAACCAGCACGGCGACATGGCGACCGGCGTTTCCAGGGTCGGCAGCCAAGGCGGCGGCGGCAGCGTTCGTGACATCTACGACTGGGAGGGGGAATGCAGCGGGATCTACAGATCCGGCGCTAGAGGGAGTCGCAATGTCGGCGCCAACCATGGACCGGGcttgggcggcggcggcggcaacgTTGGTGCCATCTATGGATCCGGCGCGGGAGGCGGAGGCAACGTAGGGAGCATCTACAGAGACGTCGAGGGGAGAGAGGGCAACGTCGCCGCCATCTACAGACACGCCGGCGCGGGAGGGGGCAGCAACCACAGAGCCGGCAGGAGCCTTCGCGGAAATATCGGAGCCATCTACGCACCTGGTGCGAGGAGCACCGGCGGCAACATTGATGAAATATTCTTACCCGGCCCAGGCAGCGGCGGCACCGTCGGCGGTAGCTCCAGAGATGGCGTGTGA